One genomic region from Pseudoduganella lutea encodes:
- a CDS encoding alpha/beta hydrolase yields MNRTQWWTRGAVRPALGAMAMAWTMASPAMAQNDKMVPIATPQQKEAIVLGTGALPGATAAESWHTQYGSTFARNVTVATLTPFLPAPGKATGAAVIVAPGGGFRTLSMNNEGWDVAKALAGKGVAAFVLKYRLNQTPADMAGFERSMAEMFSATAKRPPAPQDPGTTYAPQIADARAAFALVRSRAAAWHVDADRIGMLGFSAGAMLTMATALHGEDAKPAFIGNIYGPLSAVTVPADAPPLFVALAADDPFFANAGYGLIDSWRSAKRPVEFHLFEQGGHGFGMYPKSTTSTGWFDGYVRWLGMHGYLQPKRQQVQ; encoded by the coding sequence ATGAACCGAACACAGTGGTGGACCCGGGGCGCGGTGCGCCCGGCGCTGGGCGCGATGGCAATGGCCTGGACGATGGCCTCGCCCGCAATGGCGCAGAACGACAAGATGGTACCGATCGCGACGCCGCAGCAGAAGGAGGCGATCGTGCTCGGCACCGGCGCGCTGCCCGGCGCCACCGCGGCCGAAAGCTGGCACACCCAGTATGGCAGCACGTTCGCCCGTAACGTCACGGTGGCCACGCTGACGCCGTTCCTGCCGGCGCCGGGCAAGGCCACCGGCGCGGCAGTGATCGTGGCGCCGGGCGGCGGCTTTCGCACGCTGTCGATGAACAACGAAGGGTGGGACGTCGCAAAGGCGCTGGCCGGCAAGGGCGTGGCCGCCTTCGTGCTGAAATACCGCCTGAACCAGACACCGGCGGACATGGCCGGCTTCGAGCGCTCGATGGCGGAAATGTTTTCCGCGACGGCGAAGCGCCCGCCGGCGCCGCAAGATCCCGGCACCACCTATGCACCGCAGATCGCCGACGCGCGGGCCGCCTTCGCGCTCGTGCGTTCACGGGCGGCAGCATGGCACGTGGATGCCGACCGCATCGGCATGCTGGGCTTCTCGGCCGGCGCCATGCTCACCATGGCGACGGCATTGCACGGCGAGGACGCGAAGCCGGCCTTCATCGGTAACATCTACGGGCCGCTCTCGGCCGTCACCGTGCCGGCCGATGCGCCGCCGCTGTTCGTGGCGCTGGCCGCGGACGATCCCTTCTTCGCCAACGCAGGCTATGGCCTGATCGACAGCTGGCGCAGCGCGAAGCGCCCGGTCGAGTTCCACCTGTTCGAACAGGGCGGCCACGGGTTCGGCATGTACCCGAAGAGCACCACGAGCACCGGCTGGTTCGACGGCTACGTGCGCTGGCTGGGCATGCACGGCTACCTGCAGCCGAAGCGCCAGCAGGTTCAGTAA
- a CDS encoding GH32 C-terminal domain-containing protein: MTFKCLPRKLPRHAVQGLLMAGCLAAAPAMAADSGPAGLAHWSLDERRGSQAADSVSGRRDPVDHVFNKARFKPDSDPFWRAPGACVRNGCLLFDGYSTDVTAPPLATAALRRGFTLSAWVAPHAFEWGDGGHYSAFLSQFDGQAKQGFIFGMYRFGTWGMKLGFGGAIVDVRVTDRKLPRDRWSHVAASYDPAARQVALFLDGERVAVAAAPAGGDFAMPSLPLTIGRYSQPERVGGVFELNTFLGLMDEVRIGGGSSTAADVARIMRVDLAARNGRPPRLEPSDVTIPASTFEGDRYRPQYHLMPAAGWMNEPHAPFHHQGQYHLFFQKNPFGPFWHQIHWGHWVSRDMVHWRELPIALAPEDDGLATDGIWSGSATHAADGTPVLFFTAGNDNARPNQRTGMAMPCGATRAPDPDLVCWKKHPVPVTEQAEGMGRFGEFRDPFVFRDGTRERWFQLVGSNLPGRSGTALVYESTDLRHWTPRGPLFSIDAAPFEHFDRTWELPVLLPLGQGSDGRQRHVFLNDVRGQAYYWIGVFDAATARFAPDSEAPRVFDLGEGHFSGPSGFVDPKTGRTIVFSIAQGERTLQDERDAGWAHNGGLPVVLSLGADGDLRLAPIAELAALRRQPLLALQGPSLADAAAALGAVRGDGLEIELELAPTSTPGKRGLGLRIAPGDAERTDLYVDTARARLEIDRSRTARDKPYGVQGGTFDLAGENLHLRVFLDRSMVEAYVNGRKSLTSRTYPTRTDADGLALLAQPGDRIVSLRVWAMGSAVTRN, from the coding sequence ATGACATTCAAATGCTTGCCCCGCAAGTTGCCACGGCACGCCGTACAGGGATTGCTGATGGCGGGCTGCCTGGCCGCCGCACCGGCGATGGCGGCCGACAGCGGCCCGGCCGGACTGGCGCACTGGAGCCTGGACGAGAGACGCGGCAGCCAGGCCGCGGACAGCGTGTCCGGCCGGCGCGATCCGGTCGACCACGTATTCAACAAGGCGCGCTTCAAGCCCGATTCCGATCCGTTCTGGCGCGCGCCCGGCGCTTGTGTCCGGAACGGCTGCCTGCTGTTCGACGGCTACTCGACCGACGTGACGGCGCCGCCCCTGGCCACGGCGGCGCTGCGACGCGGCTTCACGCTGAGCGCATGGGTCGCGCCGCATGCCTTCGAGTGGGGCGATGGCGGCCATTACTCGGCCTTCCTCAGCCAGTTCGACGGGCAGGCAAAGCAGGGCTTTATCTTCGGCATGTATCGCTTCGGGACCTGGGGCATGAAGCTCGGTTTCGGCGGTGCCATCGTCGACGTGCGCGTCACGGATCGCAAGCTGCCCCGCGATCGCTGGTCGCATGTCGCCGCGAGCTACGACCCGGCGGCGCGGCAGGTGGCCCTGTTCCTCGACGGCGAGCGCGTGGCGGTGGCCGCGGCGCCGGCCGGGGGCGACTTCGCCATGCCCTCGCTGCCACTGACGATCGGCCGCTATTCGCAGCCGGAACGGGTGGGCGGCGTGTTCGAACTCAATACCTTCCTGGGGCTGATGGATGAAGTGCGCATCGGCGGCGGGTCGTCCACGGCCGCCGACGTGGCGCGGATCATGCGCGTGGACCTGGCCGCCCGGAACGGCAGGCCGCCGCGGCTGGAGCCGTCGGATGTGACGATCCCGGCCAGCACCTTCGAAGGCGACCGGTACCGCCCGCAATACCACCTGATGCCGGCGGCGGGCTGGATGAACGAACCGCACGCGCCGTTCCATCACCAGGGCCAGTACCACCTGTTCTTCCAGAAGAATCCGTTCGGGCCGTTCTGGCACCAGATCCACTGGGGCCACTGGGTCAGTCGCGACATGGTGCACTGGCGGGAATTGCCGATTGCCCTGGCGCCGGAAGACGACGGGCTCGCCACCGACGGCATCTGGTCCGGCAGCGCCACGCATGCGGCCGACGGCACGCCGGTGCTGTTCTTCACGGCCGGGAACGACAACGCGCGGCCGAACCAGCGCACCGGCATGGCCATGCCGTGCGGGGCGACCAGGGCGCCCGACCCCGACCTGGTGTGCTGGAAAAAACATCCGGTGCCCGTGACGGAGCAGGCGGAGGGGATGGGCCGCTTTGGCGAGTTCCGCGATCCGTTCGTATTCCGCGACGGCACCCGCGAACGCTGGTTCCAGCTGGTGGGCTCGAACCTGCCCGGCCGCAGCGGCACCGCGCTGGTCTACGAATCGACCGACCTGCGCCACTGGACACCGCGCGGTCCGCTGTTTTCCATCGACGCCGCACCCTTCGAACACTTCGACAGGACCTGGGAGCTGCCGGTACTGCTGCCGCTCGGCCAGGGCAGCGATGGCCGCCAGCGGCACGTCTTCCTGAACGACGTGCGGGGCCAGGCGTATTACTGGATCGGCGTGTTCGACGCGGCCACCGCCCGCTTCGCACCCGACAGCGAAGCGCCGCGGGTGTTCGACCTGGGCGAAGGGCATTTTTCCGGACCGAGCGGCTTCGTCGATCCGAAAACGGGCCGCACCATCGTGTTTTCCATCGCCCAGGGCGAACGCACGCTGCAGGACGAGCGCGATGCCGGCTGGGCCCACAACGGCGGCTTGCCTGTCGTGCTGTCGCTTGGCGCCGATGGCGACCTGCGGCTGGCCCCCATCGCCGAACTCGCCGCGCTGCGCCGCCAGCCGCTGCTGGCGCTGCAGGGCCCCAGCCTGGCCGATGCGGCGGCGGCGCTCGGCGCGGTACGCGGCGATGGCCTGGAGATCGAACTGGAACTGGCCCCGACAAGCACGCCCGGAAAGCGCGGCCTCGGCCTGCGCATCGCGCCAGGCGATGCCGAGCGCACCGACCTGTATGTGGACACGGCGCGCGCACGGCTTGAAATCGACCGGTCGCGCACCGCGCGCGACAAGCCTTACGGCGTGCAGGGCGGCACCTTCGACCTTGCCGGCGAAAACCTGCATCTGCGCGTGTTCCTCGACCGTTCGATGGTCGAGGCGTATGTCAACGGCCGCAAGAGCCTTACCAGCCGCACGTATCCGACCCGCACGGATGCGGACGGCCTGGCCCTGCTGGCGCAACCCGGCGATCGCATCGTCTCGCTCAGGGTGTGGGCGATGGGATCGGCCGTAACGAGGAATTGA
- a CDS encoding TonB-dependent receptor — translation MTYSFKPHAIKRTVTLSAALAILLAPAFVFGQQQVAQEAAAGDGQAGGDDPSAVVIVTGVTQATTKKNATFSINTLGSEEIQRLAPMSTADLLANFPGIYTEGSSAGEASNNITVRGLPVTGGYRFAPQLVDGLPAYEEPEAPFMNNDVFIRDDLMTESVELVKGGPGGILYSNGLGATVNHVTRTGGDQLAGGYKIEYADYGFIRQDAFISGPLARNLTGAVGGFYRRSDGVRDTGYTADKGGQVRGNLVYTSDDRKTTARLDALLINDRTAFFQNLPVSVPRFTTSGTPANPTVINQDSIQPLGIDFAHGTTASPYNRKFNMIGEYGTRTVDQADGIHPDFRMLTLSGTHELDGGLKLSAGLRHTTGSNGFNAVFTGNDTASSRNFLNARYQNDVVSPAHGAALGCNLANAKLAGFFNVPAGNACSAFANISREDFVSRYSKATGVAARYLDDGSAVPAGKNLNFLIPFIADVEASSTSLDLKAQKSFQLRGRHDLTFGVYKSRYRYAPNFQQSLLVTDVADQSRLVDLVAVDAQGNRVGPSLTQGGAILPGWGGFVSDIRGNGNAAYLLDHWEASGNRLKIDAGVRWQNLKADAVRRDRNTITDLTPAGTVVGSTADTTADNEVSLPGEAHRLKETFHGFGWSVGGNYSFSRALAVYGLASNSFRLPSLQDLNDLATASDIVVNGQQVQVDAVERIRQYEVGLRYLTRGFGASVAVFYNKFSPRSAVNIHKDIESASCATQGGVTQINSCPDVAQLYGRGIQNVGTEIELSWRPAAVEGLELKGNFVLQNPKVKGANYTITQEDKDPQGVITGYHYVHVSEDGRRPRRLPKVMFNLMPSFDLKPLTDIPVSLYAQYQRYGTRFSEASDNNVTLFPAYHIVNAGAQYQMTERWRAHLHVANLTDEVSFTEGDPLFSDLLSPDGTRNRGVARPLFGRTIRFSLTYMF, via the coding sequence ATGACCTATTCGTTCAAACCCCATGCAATCAAACGCACCGTCACGCTGTCGGCGGCACTGGCGATCCTGCTGGCGCCGGCGTTCGTGTTCGGGCAGCAGCAGGTGGCGCAGGAGGCGGCCGCCGGCGACGGACAAGCCGGCGGCGACGACCCGTCCGCGGTCGTCATCGTCACCGGTGTCACGCAGGCCACCACCAAGAAGAACGCCACGTTCTCGATCAATACGCTGGGCAGCGAGGAGATCCAGCGCCTCGCGCCGATGAGCACCGCCGACCTGCTGGCCAACTTCCCCGGCATCTATACCGAGGGCAGCAGCGCGGGCGAGGCGAGCAACAACATCACCGTGCGCGGCCTGCCCGTCACGGGCGGCTACCGTTTCGCGCCGCAGCTGGTGGACGGCCTGCCGGCCTACGAGGAGCCGGAAGCGCCGTTCATGAACAACGACGTGTTCATCCGCGACGACCTCATGACCGAGAGCGTGGAGCTGGTCAAGGGCGGGCCTGGCGGCATCCTTTACTCGAACGGCCTTGGCGCCACGGTCAACCACGTCACGCGCACCGGCGGCGACCAGCTCGCGGGCGGCTACAAGATCGAATATGCGGACTACGGTTTTATCCGGCAGGATGCGTTCATCTCCGGTCCGCTTGCCCGGAACCTGACCGGCGCCGTCGGCGGTTTCTATCGCCGCAGCGATGGCGTGCGCGATACCGGCTACACGGCCGACAAGGGCGGGCAGGTGCGTGGCAACCTGGTGTACACGAGCGATGACCGCAAGACCACCGCGCGCCTGGACGCGCTTCTGATCAACGACCGCACCGCGTTCTTCCAGAACCTGCCGGTCTCCGTGCCGCGGTTCACCACGAGCGGCACGCCGGCCAATCCCACGGTGATCAACCAGGACTCGATCCAGCCGCTGGGCATCGATTTCGCCCATGGCACCACGGCGTCGCCCTACAACCGGAAGTTCAACATGATCGGCGAATACGGCACGCGCACGGTCGACCAGGCCGACGGCATCCATCCCGACTTCCGCATGCTGACACTGAGTGGCACGCATGAACTCGACGGCGGCCTGAAACTGTCCGCCGGCCTGCGCCACACCACCGGGAGCAATGGCTTCAATGCGGTCTTCACAGGCAACGATACCGCCTCGTCGCGCAACTTCCTCAACGCGCGTTACCAGAACGACGTGGTGTCGCCGGCGCATGGCGCGGCGCTGGGCTGCAATCTCGCCAATGCCAAGCTGGCGGGGTTCTTCAATGTCCCCGCCGGCAATGCCTGCTCCGCCTTCGCCAACATCAGCCGCGAAGACTTCGTCAGCCGCTACAGCAAGGCGACCGGCGTGGCCGCGCGCTATCTCGACGATGGCAGCGCCGTACCGGCCGGGAAGAACCTGAACTTCCTGATTCCGTTCATCGCCGACGTGGAGGCCTCCAGTACGTCGCTCGACCTGAAGGCGCAGAAATCGTTCCAGCTGCGGGGCCGGCATGACCTCACGTTCGGCGTGTACAAGAGCCGTTACCGCTACGCGCCCAATTTCCAGCAAAGCCTGCTGGTCACCGACGTGGCGGACCAGTCGCGGCTCGTGGACCTGGTGGCCGTCGATGCCCAGGGCAACCGGGTGGGGCCGAGCCTGACGCAGGGCGGGGCGATCCTGCCGGGGTGGGGCGGTTTCGTCAGCGACATCCGCGGCAACGGCAACGCCGCTTACCTGCTCGACCATTGGGAAGCGTCCGGCAACAGGCTCAAGATCGATGCGGGCGTGCGCTGGCAGAACCTGAAGGCCGATGCAGTGCGCCGCGACCGCAACACGATCACCGACCTCACGCCCGCCGGCACGGTGGTGGGTTCGACGGCCGATACCACGGCCGACAACGAAGTAAGCCTGCCGGGCGAAGCGCACCGCCTGAAGGAAACCTTCCACGGCTTCGGCTGGTCGGTGGGCGGCAACTACAGCTTCAGCAGGGCGCTGGCCGTGTACGGCCTGGCATCGAATTCCTTCCGGCTGCCCAGCCTGCAGGACCTGAACGACCTGGCCACGGCATCCGACATCGTCGTCAATGGCCAGCAGGTCCAGGTCGACGCGGTCGAACGCATCCGCCAGTACGAGGTGGGCCTGCGTTACCTGACGCGCGGCTTCGGCGCATCCGTGGCGGTGTTCTACAACAAGTTCTCGCCGCGCAGCGCGGTGAACATCCACAAGGACATCGAGTCGGCGTCGTGCGCCACGCAGGGCGGCGTCACGCAGATCAATTCCTGCCCCGACGTGGCGCAGCTGTACGGCCGCGGCATCCAGAACGTGGGCACGGAAATCGAGCTGTCGTGGCGGCCCGCCGCCGTCGAGGGGCTGGAACTGAAGGGCAACTTCGTGCTGCAGAACCCCAAGGTGAAGGGCGCGAACTACACCATCACGCAGGAAGACAAGGACCCGCAAGGCGTGATCACGGGTTACCACTACGTGCACGTCAGCGAGGATGGCCGCCGGCCGCGCCGCCTGCCGAAGGTGATGTTCAACCTGATGCCGTCGTTCGACCTGAAGCCGCTGACCGATATTCCGGTCAGCCTGTATGCGCAGTACCAGCGCTATGGCACGCGCTTCTCCGAAGCGTCGGACAACAACGTGACGCTGTTCCCGGCGTATCACATCGTCAACGCCGGCGCGCAGTACCAGATGACCGAGCGGTGGCGTGCCCACCTGCACGTGGCCAACCTGACCGACGAGGTGTCGTTCACCGAGGGCGACCCGCTGTTCAGCGACCTGCTGTCACCGGATGGCACGCGCAATCGCGGCGTCGCCCGGCCGCTGTTCGGCAGGACCATTCGCTTCAGCCTGACGTACATGTTCTAG
- a CDS encoding ABC transporter ATP-binding protein has protein sequence MATIALQGVGKTYPGKESHYIQRNVDFTIADGEFVVLVGPSGCGKSTLLRMIAGLEDISEGDIRIDGERVNDTPPAQRGLSMVFQSYALYAHMSVFENIAFGLKLARVPRAEIKVAVHAVAKMLQMEHLLDRRPPQLSGGQRQRVAIGRAIVRKPRAFLFDEPLSNLDAALRADMRVEIARLHKQLGATMVYVTHDQVEAMTLADRIVVLGPAGVQQIGAPMFLYERPANVFVAGFIGSPKMNLVPGTLDTAGGLQVGGCRLPWREGAAGEAGHVTVGMRPEHLVPRPDGAIRGEVLLVERLGAESYVHLAVPGLDKPLMVVVQGEPPAARSAWAVSPVPGTLHVFDSAGLRIEVPGTAASAGNAFGSTAGTAGISEVA, from the coding sequence ATGGCAACCATTGCATTGCAGGGCGTCGGCAAGACCTACCCTGGGAAGGAATCGCACTACATCCAGCGCAACGTGGACTTCACGATCGCCGATGGGGAATTCGTCGTGCTCGTGGGCCCGTCCGGCTGCGGCAAGTCGACGCTGCTGCGCATGATCGCCGGGCTGGAGGACATCAGCGAAGGCGACATCCGCATCGATGGCGAGCGGGTCAACGACACGCCACCGGCGCAGCGCGGCCTGTCGATGGTGTTCCAGAGCTATGCGCTGTATGCACACATGAGCGTGTTCGAGAACATCGCCTTCGGGCTGAAACTGGCCCGCGTGCCCAGGGCGGAAATCAAGGTCGCGGTGCACGCGGTGGCGAAGATGCTGCAGATGGAGCACCTGCTCGACCGGCGGCCGCCGCAATTGTCCGGCGGGCAGCGACAGCGCGTGGCGATCGGCCGCGCCATCGTGCGCAAGCCGCGCGCCTTCCTGTTCGACGAGCCGCTGTCGAATCTCGATGCCGCGCTGCGGGCCGACATGCGTGTGGAGATCGCGCGGCTGCACAAGCAGCTCGGCGCCACCATGGTGTATGTGACGCACGACCAGGTCGAGGCCATGACGCTGGCCGACCGCATCGTGGTGCTGGGCCCCGCTGGCGTGCAGCAGATCGGCGCACCGATGTTCCTGTACGAGCGGCCGGCCAATGTGTTCGTGGCAGGCTTCATCGGCAGTCCCAAGATGAACCTCGTGCCCGGCACCCTCGACACGGCCGGTGGCCTGCAGGTAGGCGGCTGCCGGCTGCCGTGGCGTGAAGGCGCCGCGGGCGAGGCGGGCCACGTCACCGTCGGCATGCGGCCGGAGCACCTGGTGCCCCGGCCGGACGGCGCGATCCGCGGCGAGGTCCTGCTGGTCGAACGGCTCGGCGCGGAATCGTATGTGCACCTGGCAGTGCCGGGGCTCGACAAGCCGCTGATGGTGGTGGTGCAGGGCGAGCCGCCTGCCGCGCGCTCGGCGTGGGCGGTCAGCCCGGTGCCAGGCACGCTGCACGTGTTCGACAGCGCCGGCCTGCGTATCGAAGTACCGGGCACCGCGGCAAGCGCCGGGAATGCATTCGGATCAACCGCCGGCACGGCCGGCATTTCGGAGGTGGCATGA
- a CDS encoding carbohydrate kinase family protein gives MIIVCGEALFDVFTDGESAAGFALAARIGGSPFNVAAGLARLGTAPRFFGGLSRDQFGRKLAAALEREGVDLSCAPRPDAATALVAVDVDAEGVPAYTLYGSATAERMVMPADLARVPEDAAAIHVGSYCMAVEPVASTLRALVARQRHRSLIAFDPNVRLTIQPDRAVWQAAVAWMLPMTDLLKISNEDIGHLYPGMAPQAFIDHALAAGVALVVVTRGGHGVLAVTAALAPLDLPAAPVDVVDTVGAGDTFQAALLSWLSRHGLLARTALQALDARTLREALAFAGRAAAITCSRRGADLPRLEEVARRWQLPAEPAAQS, from the coding sequence ATGATCATTGTTTGTGGTGAAGCGTTGTTCGATGTGTTTACCGACGGCGAGTCGGCGGCCGGGTTCGCCCTCGCGGCGCGCATCGGCGGGTCGCCGTTCAACGTGGCGGCGGGGCTGGCCCGACTGGGCACGGCGCCGCGATTCTTTGGCGGCCTGTCGCGCGACCAGTTCGGCCGCAAGCTTGCCGCTGCGCTGGAACGGGAAGGCGTCGACCTCTCGTGCGCGCCGCGGCCGGATGCCGCGACGGCGCTGGTGGCGGTCGACGTGGATGCCGAAGGTGTGCCGGCCTACACGCTGTATGGCAGCGCGACGGCCGAGCGCATGGTCATGCCCGCCGACCTGGCACGCGTGCCGGAAGACGCCGCGGCCATCCATGTCGGCTCCTACTGCATGGCGGTCGAGCCGGTCGCATCCACGCTGCGGGCACTGGTGGCGCGCCAGCGCCACCGCAGCCTGATCGCGTTCGATCCCAACGTGCGCCTGACGATCCAGCCGGACCGCGCCGTGTGGCAGGCGGCCGTGGCCTGGATGCTGCCGATGACCGACCTGCTGAAGATCAGCAACGAGGATATCGGGCACCTCTATCCCGGCATGGCCCCGCAGGCCTTCATCGACCATGCGCTGGCCGCGGGAGTGGCGCTCGTCGTCGTCACCCGGGGCGGGCACGGTGTGCTGGCCGTCACCGCGGCGCTGGCCCCGCTGGACCTGCCGGCCGCGCCGGTCGACGTCGTCGACACCGTCGGTGCCGGTGACACGTTCCAGGCCGCGCTGCTGTCCTGGCTGTCGCGACACGGCCTGCTGGCACGCACGGCCTTGCAGGCGCTGGATGCACGGACACTGCGCGAAGCACTCGCATTCGCCGGCCGTGCGGCGGCCATTACCTGTTCGCGGCGCGGCGCGGACCTGCCCAGGCTGGAGGAGGTGGCAAGGAGGTGGCAACTACCGGCTGAACCGGCCGCGCAGTCATGA
- a CDS encoding glycoside hydrolase family 68 protein — MSLKLNDKFIWDFWHFEEAGRQHLFFLQADRSIGNPDLRHWNVSVGHAVSQDLRDWTVLGTVFGPSTAPAWDDYTTWTGSVIRAEGRHHLFYTGTCRAENGMRQRIGHAVADSIDGPWERVGDGLALDLDERFYEEYQEGRWHDRALRDPWVLPDKIDGQYHMFYTARRNDGPLYERGVIGHAVSPDLVHWTATAPVYAGGHYGQLEVPQVFERDGRWYCVFCNVAAHWSDAMRAAHHGGVSGTHYLVADHPLGPWAPAPGFLDGDVPCRRYAGKILRDPVTGQDSLLAFLDNGADGAFVGAICDPIPLKRENGLYTLADLSAPA, encoded by the coding sequence ATGTCACTCAAACTGAACGACAAATTCATCTGGGACTTCTGGCACTTCGAAGAAGCCGGCCGCCAGCACCTGTTCTTTCTGCAGGCCGACCGCTCCATCGGCAATCCGGACCTGCGGCACTGGAATGTGTCGGTCGGCCACGCCGTGTCGCAGGACCTGCGCGACTGGACCGTGCTGGGCACGGTGTTCGGACCCTCGACCGCGCCGGCGTGGGACGACTACACCACCTGGACCGGCTCCGTGATCCGGGCCGAAGGCCGCCATCACCTGTTCTACACCGGCACGTGCCGCGCCGAGAACGGCATGCGCCAGCGCATCGGCCACGCGGTGGCGGACAGCATCGACGGGCCGTGGGAACGGGTCGGAGATGGCCTGGCGCTGGACCTGGACGAGCGCTTCTACGAGGAGTACCAGGAAGGGCGCTGGCATGACCGGGCGCTGCGCGATCCCTGGGTGTTGCCGGACAAGATCGATGGCCAGTACCACATGTTCTATACGGCGCGCCGTAACGACGGCCCGCTGTACGAACGCGGCGTCATCGGCCATGCCGTCTCGCCCGACCTCGTGCACTGGACCGCCACGGCGCCCGTGTATGCCGGCGGCCACTACGGCCAGCTCGAGGTGCCGCAGGTGTTCGAGCGCGACGGCCGCTGGTACTGCGTGTTCTGCAATGTCGCCGCGCACTGGTCGGACGCGATGCGTGCCGCGCACCATGGTGGCGTGTCCGGCACGCATTACCTCGTGGCCGATCATCCGCTGGGCCCGTGGGCGCCTGCACCCGGCTTCCTCGATGGCGATGTGCCGTGCCGCCGTTATGCCGGCAAGATCCTGCGCGATCCGGTGACCGGCCAGGACAGCCTGCTGGCATTCCTGGACAACGGCGCGGACGGTGCGTTCGTCGGCGCGATCTGCGATCCCATTCCGCTGAAAAGGGAAAACGGCTTGTACACGCTGGCCGATCTTTCAGCGCCGGCATGA